One window from the genome of Garra rufa chromosome 1, GarRuf1.0, whole genome shotgun sequence encodes:
- the LOC141330507 gene encoding uncharacterized protein: MLFVKEESEEDTSEPEPWRIKQEEPETCVIKDEERGGLVKVKEEKQDLNEVEEKRQDQKDHGVNGEKSVSCSNQKTEVKKPFICSQCGNTFTCNRSLRDHMLIHAGIKPFSCSQCAKSFTRKASLQDHMRIHSGTKPFSCSRCGKRFTQKGHLRVHLLTHSSEKPFNCTQCQKSFTLKVNLEDHMRIHSGKKPFSCSECGKSFTQKGQLKSHLLTHTSEKPFLCCQCGKSFARKGDLKAHMAIHSEIKPFTCSQCGRTFKYKTTLKRHMQIHIG; the protein is encoded by the exons atgctgtttgttaaagaggagagtgaggagGACACGAGTGAACCAgaaccctggagaataaaacaagaggaaccagaaacctgcGTAATAAAAGACGAGGAAAGaggag GCCTGGTAAAAGTAAAGGAAGAAAAACAAGATCTGAATGAGGTGGAGGAGAAACGTCAGGATCAGAAAGATCATGGTGTCAATGGAGAAAAGTCAGTGAGTTGCAGCAATCAGAAAACCGAAGTCAAAAAGCCTTTtatctgctctcagtgtggaaacacTTTCACATGTAACAGAAGCCTCCGGGATCACATGTTAATTCATGCTGGGATcaagcctttcagctgctctcagtgcGCAAAATCTTTCACACGTAAAGCAAGTCTTCAGGATCACATGCGGATTCATTCTGGAACaaagcctttcagctgctctcgGTGTGGAAAGAGGTTCACACAGAAAGGACATCTTAGGGTACATCTGCTGACTCACTCTTCAGAAAAGCCTTTCAACTGCACTCAGTGCCAAAAGTCTTTCACGCTTAAAGTAAACCTTGAGGATCACATGCGGATTCATTCTGGAAaaaagcctttcagctgctctgagtgtggaaagagttttacacagaaaggACAGCTTAAGAGTCATTTGCTAACTCACACTTCAGAAAAACCTTTCCtctgctgtcagtgtggaaagagtttcgcacGTAAAGGAGACCTAAAGGCTCACATGGCAATTCATTCTGAAATTAAGCCTTttacctgctctcagtgtgggaggacttttaaatataaaacaaccCTTAAGAGGCACATGCAAATTCATATTGGATGA